A window of Daphnia pulicaria isolate SC F1-1A chromosome 4, SC_F0-13Bv2, whole genome shotgun sequence genomic DNA:
ctctatccccagctctctccggatgctatagccaccccgagacaaccgactagccattgatggctatgtcgctgattccagccagcaaggccgtcagcgatactgtcagcccttgccgggcggtgctggccaccgctgccgccacaacggccgccgctaaagtctctctcgaccgcaggccgagtattctacacaaaaatagattacgaTAGATAATTAGATTAGAAAAATTAGATTAAAATAGATGACGAGAACTTCGCGAGAACGTCATACCGAGGCGTGACTGGAACTTTTCTCAGGTGAAAGCCACCCATTCGGCCGTTCCGTCTTCATCGTTGCTGGTTAGGCTGTGTGTCATTTACTgcaggaacatgaaacttttcacgttggatcgtgtaatctatttctgcggtcgagagagactttagcggcggccgttgtggcggcagcggtggccagcaccgcccggcaagggctgacagtatcgctgacggccttgctggctggaatcagcgacatagccatcaatggctagtcggttgtctcggggtggctatagcatccggagagagctggggatagagtagggtggtgtcatatcgcactcccgaaattgtatggatattcaagttcattttcatttttcaagttcattttcatttttcaaattcgttttcatttttcgaaatcattttagtttttcaaattcattttagtttttcgaaatcattttcatttttcaaaatcattttcaatttatgaaatcaatttcaaaacattttcaatttttgaatttattttcaacttggtttcaatattcgaatcgattatcaatttgttttcagatcaaatatggtaatcgatttttgaaaagtttttttggaaaaagtgttcaatcCGCACCCCATAACAATCTGTGTCGtagcaaaaaatcaaaacaagaaatggtcttaaaaaaacaaaaacaaagtaaataaatttattgatttctatCGTTGCTTTATTGTCGATGAAAAGAATCATCTTTTTATTCCcgaattgaaattttctttaacaCTTTCGGCTTGTCGGGCTACCGCTTCGAGTCTTCGACTTGGTCTTCGACTGTTTTGGGATTTCTAAAATAGTCTGCTTTCGATCGTGCTGTATTTTCTAAatgtaaaattattaaaatttcttaCTCAATTTCCACCTTTAGAAATACACTCTCATTCATTTTCCCTATACTTAGATCTACTTACTAAGTAAAGACTAAAGACCATGGAAGAAgtcattaaattaaattacttaATTTTAAGATAGGTATCTTCTCATATGTAGGACAGAACCTTATGACGTTAATTTACcataaaaaaacataacaatGGCATGCAGTGTACATGCCAGTTGAATTAAACATATGCAGATAtgttatgttatttttttttatcattggcAACGACTTAAATACGGGTCTTCCGTGTCGGACCGATGTCATTTACCACTAGACCAACTGGATTGTTAATTTTACAATTGGAATGAGAAATATGGTAAgatacaaagaaaaatgactgCACCGGCCGGCCATCTCAAGCAGAACCAAAATTGAAGACACCtgattacatttaaaaaaatcaattcatggTATAATGGCTAGCGTAGGAAACTAACAATGCCAAGGTTCGAATCCGGTCGCTGAGTAGATAGTAATGTTATATCGTTATTTTGATGAATATTCGTGAGTAGAGCGGATTCTAAAATTAGTCGTAGCAATACTACTATTAAGGAATCAACTCATACTTAAAAGTATCATCCCCATTTGGCGACTTAGAAAATAGtgcaaaaataaatgtaaaattgaaagaaataaaaccccCAAATTGTGattctataaatttttgtaatgAATCCGATAGTAAAAAAAGCTGAATTTCGACATTCGTTTAATGCAGTTTATTGTATTTGCCAACGGTAACATCACGATATTCATTTTTCTGGGGACAAGGATTATTCCACGGGTACAAGTACTTGGGTAAAAGAGGAAAGCATCGAGCAAATCCTGTTCCTAGCGGCTCCTTGGGATAGAAACAGCATCGGTACCGTTTCTCGGCAGGCTTGTGCGTTTTCACCCAGGACTCCATTTGGTCCATCCATTCCGGAAGGGAGAAATCCAAGTGGGGCTCATCGTGATCGACGCTGCGTTTCCTCTTGACAATCGCCAACGACGGAAACAGCAGGTTGATGAGGACTATCAATGGGGTGAAGATGATGCCCAAGGTGGAGAGGACGGCCAGGACCAGATAACCGGCCATTTCCAATACCGAATTCGCCGACGCCAGGTCCAGCCATTTCCTTTCCCAGCTGACAAATGACCGAATCAAGGTCGACATTGCCTCCGTCTGTCCTCTCTGCAAAGTCATGTTCTGTTGCGAGGGGTGGGCCGTTGGTGAACCGACGAACGTTCTCCTGACACGCTCTTCctgcaaaatgaaattgtatgAACGTTAGATCCACTGTCACAGAAAAGCATATTATTGCCAATAAGTTAAAGTGTGTATACAATTTTACCACAAGCAAAGTTGTTCTGCTGACATGTTCTGACGGCTTTTGGCAACGTATCGATGCAACAAACAAGATAAGGAAAACGCAGAAATGCATTTTTTGACACGTACGTGACTGTTTGGTAACCACTTTCATCACGTTATTTTTACACAAACTTCTCAACTTGGCAGACGACATTGAAACCAGAGGTGAAATTCGTGTGGGCCGTACCAAAGGTGAAAGAAAGTCGTCCTCTCCGCCCCTTTTTAATGTGTGTTTTGATCTAAAATATATATTGTATTCGATTGTGTTATCCGACAAACTTCACAAAAATTTGCCTAAGATCGGCGATGAAACCCGTTCTTATTATGTTTACGCAATTCAAGTCCCACGCCATTTTTATCAAGAATATGGGAAAAAGCGATTAAGCGTTCACGTATTACTGCTGGTCTTATAGGCCTAGCCCGCCTAGGCCTCATATCAAAATCATAgagaattcaataaaaattgatttttccgtTTAACATCCCCATCTACAGTCGTCCGTCAAACACAATGCGCCGTAATGTCAAAACTGTCACTAGATGGCCGAGTGTTGACATGAAAAGGT
This region includes:
- the LOC124337980 gene encoding uncharacterized protein LOC124337980, producing MSSAKLRSLCKNNVMKVVTKQSRTCQKMHFCVFLILFVASIRCQKPSEHVSRTTLLVEERVRRTFVGSPTAHPSQQNMTLQRGQTEAMSTLIRSFVSWERKWLDLASANSVLEMAGYLVLAVLSTLGIIFTPLIVLINLLFPSLAIVKRKRSVDHDEPHLDFSLPEWMDQMESWVKTHKPAEKRYRCCFYPKEPLGTGFARCFPLLPKYLYPWNNPCPQKNEYRDVTVGKYNKLH